GTGCGTAAATCGCCTGGATCGGCGCGATGGCGTCCTTCCGGATGCGGACTCCCACCTTTCGGCGGTCGTGCGGATCGGCGGCGCGTTCGACATATCCAGCCTTCGTCAGCCTATCGAGCAGGGTTGTGGTGGCCCCTGAGGTTAGACCCGTCGCCTGACCGAGTTCACCGACCGTCGCCTCGCCGCCCTTCATGACCAGCGCATCGAGGCACTCCAGATCGGTGGTGTTGAGTCCGAAGCGGCTTGCGACTGCCTGGCTGACCATCACTCCCTGCGCACTCATGGCACGCACGGCGGCGCCGAGTTCTGCCAGGAGGCGGGCTTTCTTACCGTCGTCGGAGATATTCGCCCCCATCAGTACCGAATTGCCTCAATCAGCGCCGCCAACGCCGCACCCGCCGTTGTCAGGTCCAGTAGCAAGCGCAGCCGGCTGCGGCGCACCCAGCGCAGCGCGGCCGACTGTATGGCCGGCGAAGGCGTTGCCGCCTCGAAAACGATGGCCTTCGGAATGAAGTCGGCGAAGGACCAGGCGCGCATGATCACATGGCTCACCAATGCGACGAGTAGCCATGACCGCGCCTGCGCTACATCCCACCAGAGGAAGATGGACGCGAGCAGGACCAACTCGAACGCGGTGTGCACAGGGATCCAGAAACGGCGGCGGGAGATGCCACCCTTTCTCGGCTGTACGATGTCCAGACGCCGCGGCCACGCTGGATCAACCACAAGGAATTCATAGATCCCGCCCCCGATTGTTGCGGCTGCAAGCGCGAAACTCAGGGCGACGAGAGCAAGCGAAAGGGTCATGACGTCACTTTTTTAGTGGTTGATAGCCCAATTACCTCTATGATAAAGATACTTGATAATCAAGATAAATGTGCGACCCCCCCCCAGAGTTGAAGGGAGATGGCCGAGGTGGATCATGCGTTGCCTCCCGCTGCAATCGAGTGGTCGCGGCTCCCGCGCCATTTCCCCTTGTTCCGCCGGCCCGTCTTTGCCAAGTAACGCCGATGGAAAGCTCCGCATCCTCCCTCGTCCTCCTCAACGCCGTCGAAGCCCGCGTTCTCGG
The Mesorhizobium australicum genome window above contains:
- a CDS encoding MarR family winged helix-turn-helix transcriptional regulator; translation: MGANISDDGKKARLLAELGAAVRAMSAQGVMVSQAVASRFGLNTTDLECLDALVMKGGEATVGELGQATGLTSGATTTLLDRLTKAGYVERAADPHDRRKVGVRIRKDAIAPIQAIYAPLASQMDVVWSRYSVEDLAIILDFMTRATAVTAAWMQQLHAASEPAGTPRSKRGRPAKPVAPPSSS